A genomic window from Rhodococcus sp. KBS0724 includes:
- the glnT gene encoding type III glutamate--ammonia ligase gives MAVDTSEAAPSTATALDPLPTLSEVAHASNTTFILALFVTMSGKPCAKLVPIQAVRQLEEDGVGFAGYAAGHMGQEPKDSDLVAIPDVSSFTPIPFVKPGLALVHCDPYVEGKPWPYAPRIILKEQLRKAAELGMTVNVGAEIEYFLVNRVDGELVTADRSDTSNNPCYDARDVTRMYDHLTEVSEAMNTLGWGNYANDHEDGNGQFEQNFDYADAMTTADRVITLRYLLSVIAEKRGMQATFMPKPFTTRTGSGLHMHLSLWNDAGAVFPDPRDELGLGLSPTAYSFVAGILEHACALQGLIAPTVNSYKRTGATATTSGATWSPRYATYGGNDRTHYLRVPDKNRVELRGGDGSANPYLAAAGAIAAGLDGVRRNLHPGKPGSGDSPSEMLPMTLLHAMDALETDSVLTDALDVAGTGVAEYFAKTKREEFFAWHNTVSSWEVDHYLTAF, from the coding sequence ATGGCTGTAGACACTTCTGAAGCCGCACCCTCCACCGCGACGGCACTGGATCCCTTACCGACGCTGTCGGAGGTCGCCCACGCGAGCAACACCACCTTCATCCTCGCCCTGTTCGTGACGATGTCCGGCAAACCCTGCGCCAAACTCGTCCCCATCCAAGCCGTCAGGCAACTCGAAGAGGACGGCGTCGGATTCGCCGGTTACGCAGCGGGTCACATGGGTCAGGAACCCAAGGACTCCGATCTTGTCGCGATCCCGGACGTCAGTTCCTTCACCCCGATTCCTTTCGTCAAACCCGGACTCGCCCTGGTCCACTGCGATCCATACGTCGAAGGCAAGCCGTGGCCGTACGCACCACGCATCATCCTCAAGGAACAACTCCGAAAAGCCGCCGAACTCGGTATGACCGTCAATGTGGGCGCCGAGATCGAGTACTTTCTCGTCAACCGCGTGGACGGGGAACTCGTTACCGCCGACCGCTCGGACACGAGCAACAATCCGTGCTACGACGCCCGCGACGTGACCCGGATGTACGACCACCTCACCGAGGTGTCCGAAGCGATGAACACCCTCGGCTGGGGCAACTACGCAAACGACCACGAAGACGGAAACGGTCAATTCGAGCAGAATTTCGACTATGCCGACGCTATGACCACAGCCGACCGTGTGATCACCCTGCGCTACCTTCTCTCCGTCATCGCCGAGAAGCGCGGAATGCAAGCGACATTCATGCCGAAGCCGTTTACCACCCGCACCGGAAGCGGGCTGCACATGCACCTGTCGCTGTGGAACGACGCCGGCGCGGTCTTCCCAGACCCCCGCGACGAACTGGGACTCGGACTCTCCCCCACCGCGTACTCCTTTGTCGCCGGCATTCTCGAGCACGCCTGCGCGCTCCAGGGCCTCATCGCTCCAACCGTGAACTCGTACAAGCGAACCGGCGCTACTGCGACCACCAGTGGCGCAACGTGGTCACCTCGCTACGCCACCTACGGCGGCAATGATCGAACTCACTACCTCCGGGTGCCGGACAAGAACCGCGTCGAACTGCGCGGCGGGGACGGATCGGCAAATCCGTACCTCGCGGCTGCGGGTGCGATCGCCGCCGGCCTCGACGGTGTACGGCGAAATCTCCACCCCGGGAAGCCCGGCAGCGGGGATTCCCCGAGCGAGATGCTCCCCATGACACTGCTCCACGCGATGGACGCCTTGGAAACCGACTCGGTCCTGACCGACGCGCTCGACGTCGCGGGCACCGGCGTCGCCGAGTATTTCGCGAAGACCAAGCGTGAGGAGTTCTTCGCCTGGCACAACACCGTGTCTTCGTGGGAAGTCGACCACTACCTGACAGCGTTCTAG
- a CDS encoding glutamine amidotransferase family protein produces the protein MCGIVGLHLRDATLYPQLGALLTDMLDAMCDRGPDSAGMAIYGNPTWSPAGEATVSVLDSPVSAIELAEQLTHRLAVAVTGHDLDPTVVVHAPVAADTLADAVRAIAPTARIIGFGDELTVLKGMGNPTDLAHRFGLPQAGGWQGVAHTRMATESAVTAEGSHPFAVGPDQCLVHNGSFSNHMSIKHDLERAGVHFDSENDTEVGARFVAKQLAEGVDLEKALLMLNETFDGFYTLLVSNSDSFAVVRDPIACKPAIIAETDRWVAMASEYRALAHLPGIENARIFEPEPEEVYVWHRQ, from the coding sequence ATGTGTGGAATCGTCGGGCTTCACCTACGTGACGCCACGCTCTACCCCCAACTCGGTGCATTGCTGACCGACATGCTCGACGCGATGTGTGATCGCGGACCCGACTCGGCCGGAATGGCGATCTACGGCAACCCAACCTGGTCACCGGCCGGCGAGGCAACCGTCTCAGTTCTCGATTCTCCGGTCAGCGCAATTGAACTCGCAGAACAGCTGACTCATCGGCTCGCTGTCGCGGTGACCGGGCACGACCTCGACCCCACCGTAGTGGTGCATGCCCCGGTAGCCGCAGACACCCTGGCAGATGCGGTCCGTGCTATCGCCCCCACAGCCCGGATCATCGGATTCGGCGACGAGCTGACTGTGCTCAAGGGCATGGGCAACCCCACCGACCTTGCACACCGGTTCGGTCTCCCCCAGGCCGGCGGATGGCAAGGCGTCGCACATACCCGGATGGCCACCGAATCCGCTGTCACGGCGGAAGGTTCTCATCCTTTTGCCGTCGGACCGGATCAGTGCCTGGTACACAACGGTTCGTTCTCGAATCACATGAGCATCAAGCACGACCTCGAACGCGCCGGCGTGCACTTCGACAGCGAAAACGACACCGAGGTGGGCGCCCGCTTCGTCGCCAAACAGCTCGCCGAGGGGGTCGACCTCGAGAAGGCACTGCTGATGCTCAACGAGACATTCGACGGCTTCTACACACTGTTGGTGTCGAACAGCGATTCGTTTGCCGTCGTTCGCGACCCGATCGCCTGCAAGCCGGCGATCATTGCCGAGACCGATCGTTGGGTGGCCATGGCATCCGAATACCGCGCCCTGGCACATCTGCCAGGCATCGAGAACGCCCGAATCTTCGAACCAGAACCGGAAGAGGTGTACGTATGGCACCGTCAGTGA
- a CDS encoding protein glxC, with the protein MAPSVTTTHEIATSVIDLQTSSTRAVNELLSSPDAPTSLTITQPQGAHALACGLDKDIDVTIDGHVGYYCAGMNQHASVTVTGNAGVGVAENMMSGTVHVKGDASQSAGATAHGGLLIIDGNAAARCGISMKGVDIVVGGDIGHMSAFMGQAGRLVVCGNAGEALGDSLYEARIYVRGTVASLGADCIKKDMRPEHLKELGELLTAAGLHHDPTEFSRYGSARQLYNFHVDNASAY; encoded by the coding sequence ATGGCACCGTCAGTGACGACCACACACGAAATCGCAACCAGCGTCATCGATCTGCAGACGTCGAGCACCCGCGCAGTCAACGAACTGCTGAGTTCTCCGGACGCCCCGACAAGTCTGACCATTACCCAACCGCAAGGCGCACACGCCCTTGCATGCGGGCTGGACAAGGATATCGACGTCACCATCGACGGTCATGTCGGCTACTACTGCGCCGGAATGAACCAACATGCCAGCGTCACGGTTACCGGAAATGCCGGTGTCGGAGTGGCCGAGAACATGATGTCGGGCACCGTCCATGTCAAAGGGGACGCGTCGCAATCCGCCGGCGCCACCGCACACGGCGGACTACTGATCATCGACGGCAACGCTGCCGCACGATGCGGAATCTCGATGAAGGGTGTCGACATCGTCGTCGGCGGCGACATCGGTCACATGAGCGCTTTCATGGGACAAGCGGGTAGGCTCGTTGTTTGCGGCAATGCCGGTGAAGCACTAGGTGATTCACTGTACGAGGCCAGAATCTACGTGCGTGGCACGGTGGCGTCGCTGGGTGCTGACTGCATCAAGAAGGACATGCGTCCCGAGCACCTGAAGGAACTCGGCGAACTACTCACCGCCGCAGGTCTGCACCACGATCCCACCGAATTCAGCCGTTACGGCTCTGCCCGTCAGCTGTACAACTTCCACGTCGACAACGCCAGCGCGTATTAG
- a CDS encoding FMN-binding glutamate synthase family protein gives MTTEVPGTVLRESATYDRSVIAEIQRAAETGIYDIRGWGAKRKLPHFDDLLFLGASMSRYPLEGYREKCDTDVVLGDTHAKFPLHLDIPITIAGMSFGALSGQAKEALGRGASAVGTSTTTGDGGMTPEERGQSKNLVYQYLPSRYGMNPDDLRKADAIEIVLGQGAKPGGGGMLLGQKITERVAGMRTLPMGVDQRSACRHPDWTGPDDLAIKIIELREITNWEKPIYVKVGATRTYYDVKLAVKAGADVVVVDGMQGGTAATQDVFIEHVGIPTLAAIPQAVQALQEMGVHRKVQLIISGGIRSGADVAKAMALGADAVAIGTAALIALGDNSPRYAKEYEALGSAAGFYDDFQAGRDPAGITTQDPELSKNLDPVEGGRRLANYLRVLTMEAQTLARACGKSHLRNLEPEDLVALTVEASAMARVPLAGTTWIPGRY, from the coding sequence ATGACAACAGAAGTACCCGGCACCGTATTGCGCGAATCCGCAACCTACGACCGCAGCGTCATCGCCGAGATCCAGCGCGCCGCCGAGACCGGAATCTACGATATTCGTGGTTGGGGTGCCAAGCGTAAGCTCCCCCACTTCGACGACCTACTGTTCCTCGGCGCCTCGATGTCGCGCTACCCGCTCGAGGGTTACCGCGAGAAATGCGATACCGACGTCGTTCTCGGCGACACACACGCGAAGTTCCCGCTACACCTGGACATCCCGATCACCATCGCCGGTATGAGCTTCGGCGCGCTGTCCGGTCAAGCCAAGGAGGCACTCGGACGCGGAGCCAGTGCGGTCGGAACCTCGACCACCACCGGCGACGGCGGAATGACACCGGAGGAACGCGGTCAATCCAAGAACCTCGTCTACCAGTACCTCCCGTCGCGCTACGGCATGAACCCCGACGACCTGCGCAAAGCCGACGCCATCGAGATCGTTCTCGGACAGGGCGCCAAGCCCGGTGGCGGCGGGATGCTCCTGGGCCAGAAGATCACCGAGCGAGTCGCCGGCATGCGAACCCTGCCGATGGGCGTCGACCAGCGCAGCGCCTGCCGCCACCCCGACTGGACCGGGCCAGACGACCTCGCGATCAAGATCATCGAACTCCGCGAGATCACCAACTGGGAGAAGCCGATCTACGTCAAGGTCGGCGCAACACGCACCTACTACGACGTCAAGCTTGCCGTGAAAGCCGGCGCCGACGTAGTCGTCGTCGACGGCATGCAGGGTGGAACCGCCGCAACCCAGGACGTGTTCATCGAACATGTCGGCATCCCGACTCTGGCCGCGATTCCCCAAGCGGTGCAGGCTTTGCAGGAAATGGGCGTGCATCGCAAGGTCCAGCTCATCATCTCCGGCGGAATCCGCAGCGGAGCCGATGTCGCCAAAGCGATGGCACTCGGTGCCGACGCCGTAGCCATCGGTACCGCAGCCCTGATAGCTCTGGGAGACAACAGCCCTCGCTACGCAAAAGAGTACGAAGCACTCGGTAGCGCGGCAGGTTTCTACGACGACTTCCAGGCCGGGCGCGACCCAGCGGGTATCACCACTCAAGACCCGGAACTGTCGAAGAACCTCGACCCCGTCGAAGGTGGCCGACGCCTCGCCAACTACCTCCGAGTCCTCACCATGGAAGCCCAGACCTTGGCACGGGCCTGCGGAAAATCGCACCTGCGCAATCTCGAGCCCGAGGACCTTGTCGCACTCACCGTCGAAGCATCCGCGATGGCGCGCGTTCCCCTCGCCGGTACCACCTGGATTCCCGGTCGGTACTGA
- a CDS encoding XRE family transcriptional regulator, translated as MTSTETPGIVHDTEPREVTPDSASDGSLEAVIGAQVRNLRISAGLSLSDMATRVGISKAMLSKIENAQASCSLATLSRLSTGLDVPVTTLFRGAGTQRESVYTRAGSGAHIVGRGTRSGHHYEMLGALRGQHRRLEAVVVTLEQESTISPRFQHPGTELLFMLQGDMVYTHDGSDYRLRAGDSLLLDGEGLHGPKDLFELPITFLAVTAYPDNHVA; from the coding sequence ATGACGTCAACCGAGACACCGGGAATCGTGCACGACACCGAACCACGCGAGGTCACACCAGACTCCGCGTCCGACGGCTCGCTCGAAGCCGTGATCGGGGCCCAGGTTCGCAATCTTCGGATCAGCGCCGGACTCTCGCTCAGTGACATGGCTACCCGGGTCGGTATCTCCAAAGCCATGCTCTCCAAAATCGAGAATGCGCAGGCATCGTGCAGCCTCGCGACGCTGTCAAGACTCTCGACCGGCCTTGACGTTCCGGTGACCACGCTGTTTCGCGGGGCCGGAACGCAGCGTGAATCGGTGTACACGCGGGCCGGAAGCGGCGCGCACATTGTCGGCAGAGGGACGCGCTCAGGCCATCACTACGAGATGCTCGGTGCGCTACGTGGACAACACCGTCGACTCGAAGCAGTGGTAGTGACACTCGAACAGGAGTCGACGATCTCGCCGCGTTTCCAGCATCCCGGTACCGAACTGTTGTTCATGCTGCAAGGAGACATGGTCTACACCCACGACGGATCCGACTATCGGCTTCGCGCCGGCGATTCACTACTCCTCGACGGAGAAGGGTTGCACGGTCCGAAAGATCTGTTCGAACTCCCCATCACGTTTCTCGCAGTCACTGCGTACCCCGACAACCACGTCGCGTGA
- a CDS encoding allantoate amidohydrolase: protein MTSFDTLWSTILDVGQHRNTRGYRRFAWGDADLTLREWFRDNASKRGMDVEEDRNGNLWAWWMPTGWVGEPTGAFVTGSHLDSVPDGGAYDGPLGVVSAFAAIDIVRERGIEPTIPIAITAFSDEEGARFGVACVGSQLTTGALKPERALALRDVDGITLAEAMSKAGRSTTHIGTDDTLESKVGVYVELHVEQGRALDLVDKPIAVASSIWPHGRWEFTFSGEANHAGATRLVDRRDPMLAFASSVHSARTAATAHGAVATFGKVHVLPNGANAIPSEIKAWLDARAADEETLTKLVEQIEADARTHSTSDRIALEVFAESITPIVEFPSEPREKLKRALAHLGDVPVLPTAAGHDAGILSAKVPTAMLFVRNPTGVSHSPDEFAEATDCNIGAEALADVMADWVTD, encoded by the coding sequence GTGACTTCCTTCGACACTCTGTGGTCGACAATCCTCGATGTCGGCCAGCACCGAAATACCCGAGGATATCGCCGATTCGCCTGGGGTGACGCTGATCTGACTCTGCGCGAGTGGTTTCGCGACAACGCATCGAAGCGTGGAATGGACGTCGAAGAGGACCGCAACGGCAATCTGTGGGCATGGTGGATGCCGACGGGGTGGGTTGGCGAGCCCACCGGAGCGTTCGTCACCGGCTCGCACCTCGATTCCGTTCCCGACGGTGGTGCGTACGACGGTCCACTCGGGGTCGTGTCCGCCTTCGCCGCCATCGACATCGTCCGCGAACGCGGTATCGAACCGACGATCCCCATCGCGATCACCGCGTTCTCCGACGAAGAAGGCGCTCGGTTCGGAGTTGCCTGCGTCGGAAGCCAATTGACGACGGGCGCACTCAAACCCGAACGCGCATTGGCCCTCCGGGACGTTGACGGCATCACGCTGGCAGAAGCCATGTCCAAAGCAGGCCGGTCAACCACGCACATCGGGACCGACGACACCCTCGAGAGCAAGGTCGGTGTCTACGTAGAACTACACGTGGAGCAGGGGCGCGCACTCGACTTGGTCGACAAGCCCATTGCCGTCGCCTCGTCCATCTGGCCTCACGGCCGGTGGGAATTCACGTTCAGCGGCGAGGCAAACCACGCCGGAGCAACCCGACTCGTGGACCGGCGTGATCCGATGCTCGCCTTCGCGTCCTCCGTGCACAGCGCACGTACAGCAGCAACCGCACACGGCGCCGTCGCGACATTCGGCAAAGTACACGTGCTTCCCAACGGCGCAAACGCAATACCGTCGGAGATCAAAGCGTGGCTCGATGCCCGCGCCGCCGATGAAGAGACTCTGACCAAACTCGTCGAACAGATCGAAGCCGACGCACGAACTCACTCGACATCCGACCGCATCGCACTCGAGGTGTTCGCCGAATCCATCACACCCATCGTCGAATTCCCTTCGGAACCACGCGAGAAGCTCAAACGCGCACTTGCTCACCTCGGAGACGTACCGGTACTTCCCACTGCAGCGGGCCACGACGCCGGAATCCTCTCCGCGAAGGTTCCAACCGCAATGTTGTTCGTGCGCAACCCGACCGGAGTCTCCCATTCCCCGGACGAGTTCGCCGAAGCTACCGATTGCAACATCGGTGCCGAAGCACTGGCAGACGTCATGGCAGATTGGGTCACCGACTGA
- a CDS encoding glycosyl hydrolase translates to MVPLSDFLAGLTLSCPWNGDCAHQDVPKVQYIEAWNEPDAPGSTIQPAQVYQSYIPLYQAVNSINHSLSTDRGYTPLEVGGPALYYFNTPLLTTFLDAYVADSDPDKRLDFVSYHAYVNVLPDGSRQFYKSDPSLVKGYRDQLDSVLAERGLPENLPVYITETGIPARCVTTATAPTTHVKLPACHHLPTGSRNSTTPTR, encoded by the coding sequence GTGGTACCACTGTCTGACTTCCTTGCCGGCCTCACACTCTCATGCCCATGGAATGGCGACTGCGCGCATCAGGACGTACCGAAAGTCCAGTACATCGAAGCGTGGAACGAGCCCGACGCCCCCGGATCGACAATCCAGCCCGCGCAGGTCTACCAGTCCTATATCCCGCTCTACCAAGCGGTCAACAGCATCAACCACTCGCTGAGCACCGATCGCGGCTACACCCCGCTCGAAGTCGGCGGGCCAGCCTTGTACTACTTCAACACTCCATTACTCACCACGTTCCTCGACGCCTACGTAGCCGACTCAGATCCCGACAAACGCCTGGACTTCGTGTCCTACCATGCCTACGTCAACGTCCTCCCCGACGGGAGCAGGCAGTTCTACAAGTCCGATCCCAGTTTGGTGAAGGGATACCGTGATCAGTTGGACAGCGTGCTCGCCGAACGCGGCCTGCCAGAGAACCTTCCGGTCTATATCACTGAGACCGGTATCCCGGCCCGATGTGTGACAACTGCGACAGCACCGACTACGCACGTCAAGCTGCCGGCATGCCATC